A stretch of Aspergillus nidulans FGSC A4 chromosome VI DNA encodes these proteins:
- a CDS encoding protein CYP667A1 (transcript_id=CADANIAT00009788), with amino-acid sequence MLSLPSSVFTILVGLFLYKIIRLAHNVRLARKTSLPYIITPLLETEVVALLLNPLLRYLYRDYLDRGKGWPRWCRFFVKDWAWEDKRQAHDELGDVFLCVSPEGIICYSADATMGWDVMNRRNTFTKPRDKYKVLEPYGMNVATAEGKTYQFHVRITAPPFGDLSGVNNLVWRETVHQTKRLTEAWAESPPTEIQKDVNALTLAIISLAGFGKRLEWSKNGEKEGVPAGYQLSFLHALQDTLHYMVPILLFPRWVLRVILHKAALAHAQLDRYLREIIRDQKAKLSADINHSDKQSRGNLLTAVVRASMVFDSEQSSKESSRSSGERKQGFTEDETMGNLFIYLLAGYETTANAIIYGLAVLALHQDIQDQVIEEIDRAHARAQSANRSELTYEDDFEFLEYTYGFMYETFRLFPGVTLITKMIHQPERIITDGPDGSPKSYDLPAGTRVYLNAPVVHYHPKYWPEPYKLDPNRWRSSQGEKHVVASDRTRQMKGTLLTFSDGSRACLGRKFAQAEYVAFFATLLRQYRVRLAPGSDPAVVERDLFGKSAGTITLAPLANVRLHIQPR; translated from the exons ATGCTCTCGTTACCGTCGTCCGTGTTCACCATACTGGTGGGATTATTTCTGTATAAAATAATTCGCCTGGCGCACAACGTAAGACTCGCCCGCAAGACGAGTCTGCCCTACATCATCACGCCTTTGCTTGAAACAGAAGTGGTagctctccttctcaatcctcttctccggtACCTGTACCGCGACTACTTGGACCGCGGCAAAGGCTGGCCGCGCTGGTGTCgcttcttcgtcaaggaCTGGGCATGGGAGGACAAACGACAGGCCCATGATGAGCTCGGCGATGTGTTTCTCTGCGTGTCCCCGGAGGGCATTATTTGTTACTCAGCGGATGCAACGATGGGCTGGGATGTGATGAACCGCCGGAATACATTCACGAAGCCGCGGGATAAGTATA AGGTTCTGGAGCCCTACGGCATGAACGTTGCTACCGCCGAGGGCAAGACGTACCAGTTTCATGTCCGCATCACGGCACCCCCATTTGGTGATCTCTCCGGCGTCAACAACCTAGTCTGGAGGGAGACAGTGCACCAAACAAAGCGCCTGACGGAGGCCTGGGCAGAGTCTCCGCCCACAGAGATCCAGAAGGATGTGAACGCCTTGACGCTCGCTATAATCTCTTTGGCCGGTTTTGGCAAACGGCTAGAATGGAGCAAGAACGGGGAAAAAGAGGGCGTCCCTGCTGGCTATCAGCTGAGCTTCTTGCATGCACTGCAGGACACCTTGCACTATATGGTGCCGattctcctctttccccgATGGGTGCTCCGTGTCATACTACACAAAGCAGCCCTAGCGCACGCCCAATTAGACCGATATTTGCGCGAGATCATCCGCGACCAAAAGGCAAAACTATCAGCGGACATTAACCACAGTGACAAACAGTCTCGCGGAAATCTTCTTACCGCCGTGGTTCGAGCGTCGATGGTGTTTGACTCGGAACAGTCGTCGAAGGAGTCCTCCAGATCGTCAGGTGAAAGAAAGCAGGGCTTCACTGAAGATGAAACTATGGGAAATCTCTTTATCTACCTGCTGGCTG GATATGAAACCACCGCCAATGCCATTATATACGGACTAGCTGTTCTCGCCCTTCATCAAGACATCCAGGATCAAGTAATCGAGGAGATTGATCGTGCACACGCCCGAGCCCAATCCGCGAATCGATCGGAGCTCACCTATGAGGACGATTTCGAGTTCCTCGAGTACACTTACGGCTTCATGTATGAAACCTTCAGGTTGTTCCCGGGTGTCACTCTCATTACCAAGATGATCCACCAGCCCGAACGCATCATCACTGATGGACCTGACGGATCCCCAAAGTCCTACGACCTGCCTGCCGGAACCCGAGTCTATCTCAATGCTCCGGTGGTTCACTACCACCCGAAATACTGGCCAGAACCGTACAAGTTAGATCCCAACCGCTGGCGCAGCTCTCAAGGCGAAAAGCACGTCGTTGCCTCGGATAGGACCCGGCAAATGAAAGGCACGCTTCTAACATTTTCCGACGGCTCACGAGCCTGTCTCGGACGCAAATTTGCCCAGGCTGAGTACGTTGCCTTTTTCGCGACCTTGCTGCGCCAGTACCGCGTGAGACTGGCCCCCGGATCGGACCCGGCAGTAGTTGAGAGAGACTTGTTTGGGAAGAGCGCAGGAACGATCACTCTGGCTCCTCTGGCTAATGTGCGCCTACATATTCAGCCTCGCTAG
- a CDS encoding uncharacterized protein (transcript_id=CADANIAT00009789) yields MPSSLGIVRLRSMSTALRYNVKLCASLIKEHFADFHCDQRIHPLLRGRLAQVDFLHRNQKHLCEHFRDCGFNYLDRVGLRCACTDSRGTVPAGKRRVQFASTSTTVCVEAVHKAPNCPGPIGDLCSTLGSVKAMGAQAHRDALGYILNQPSNARYNMPLLRCIEQDIDLCSLQDILAGPDCLGRPGQSSDELSRRDRLYLAAVLACGVLQLHGSWLKQQWGTRDVLFARDAPHGSVAFDHPYLVWPVSSSCTYNGVSPSTSNRIQNEVLLPLAIALIELSLGKPISALYRQEDRDSDESQVKFNTATRVLRNVYCESGSNYGDVVRECLYWSRNKGERFEDPQFDESVFDTVVSPLLKDFDYFEDASTAWAPAPAQAAQAMQASSLFGPILSVLSDKTSKPLQHSKHADVFLLFLSSLTRLALFFPL; encoded by the exons ATGCCATCGTCCTTAGGCATTGTGCGCTTACGATCCATGAG CACTGCATTGCGTTATAACGT AAAGCTCTGCGCCAGCTTGATTAAAGAGCATTTTGCGGACTTCCACTGCGACCAACGAATCCACCCCCTGCTGCGAGGGCGACTGGCTCAAGtcgacttcctccaccggAACCAAAAACATCTCTGCGAGCATTTCCGCGATTGCGGCTTCAACTACCTGGACCGCGTTGGCCTTCGATGCGCATGCACTGATTCGCGCGGGACAGTCCCGGCTGGAAAACGCAGGGTACAATTTGCGTCAACTTCCACCACCGTCTGCGTCGAGGCAGTGCACAAAGCCCCCAACTGCCCTGGTCCTATTGGCGACCTATGCTCTACACTGGGTAGTGTCAAGGCAATGGGCGCTCAGGCACATCGAGACGCCCTTGGGTATATCCTCAACCAACCCAGCAACGCACGGTATAATATGCCGCTTCTGCGCTGCATCGAGCAAGATATTGACCTGTGCTCATTACAAGACATCCTTGCTGGGCCAGACTGCCTGGGCAGGCCGGGCCAGAGCTCAGATGAACTAAGCCGACGAGATAGACTATACCTCGCTGCCGTACTCGCCTGCGGCGTCCTGCAACTTCATGGAAGCTGGCTGAAGCAACAATGGGGGACGAGAGATGTTCTTTTCGCTCGGGACGCGCCTCATGGATCCGTCGCCTTCGACCACCCATATCTAGTCTGGCCCGTTTCTAGCTCCTGCACTTACAACGGCGTTAGTCCGTCAACCAGCAACAGAATCCAAAATGAGGTTTTGCTACCGCTTGCAATTGCTCTGATTGAGCTATCGCTGGGGAAACCTATATCCGCGCTCTACCGACAGGAGGATCGTGATTCCGACGAAAGCCAAGTGAAGTTCAACACTGCTACCCGGGTTCTCCGCAATGTATACTGTGAAAGTGGATCGAACTACGGCGACGTCGTCAGAGAGTGTCTATACTGGTCTCGCAACAAGGGCGAGCGGTTCGAGGATCCGCAGTTTGACGAGTCGGTTTTCGATACGGTTGTCTCTCCGCTGCTCAAAGATTTTGATTATTTCGAGG ATGCATCCACAGCGTGGGCCCCAGCACCCGCCCAAGCGGCCCAAGCAATGCAAGCATCTTCCTTGTTTGGCCCGATCCTGAGCGTGCTTTCAGACAAGACATCAAAGCCACTCCAGCACTCAAAGCATGCCGACgtatttctcctcttcctttcttcccTCACTCGtctcgccctcttcttccctctatAG
- a CDS encoding MFS transporter (transcript_id=CADANIAT00009790) encodes MAAASKAIVPDSERSHTYDGSGTEDSPFVVEFHKDDPGNPMSWGEARKWFTTTIVTFSVFAVTFTSSAYSVSAAKVFQDFDISTEVFTLGLSLFVLGFAIGPALWGPLANSAAANMIRSELYGRQMLWIITHIAMVAFMGGSAGSQNIATLLILRFFAGTFGGSPLVNSGGTIADIFPPAQRGLALTLYCVAPFLGPILGPIIGGFVSQGAGWRWVQGLCTIFIGVVGILGVIFVPETYGPVLLQRRAKKLAQADGKVYVSVLEKNQGPKTPREVFKRALFRPWIFLFLEPIVLIASLYMAIIYGTVYMFMSAMPIVYNEQRGWSEGIGGLSFLGIMVGIIFGLIYAIWDNNGRYTRLFKASMAESRLPPAAEARLPPAIVGGIALPIGMFAFAWTNYPSIHWSVSIILSAPFGFGCVLVILPIMNYLIDSYTIYAASVLAAAAIFRSIIGAVFPLFTAKMYHNLGIHWASSIPAFLTLACAPFPLVMYRYGREVRMKCKYSFEAAEMFRKMLLQQAGPAASEEKDEEGKRAEAKGDEETKDSSSE; translated from the exons atggctgccgcGTCCAAGGCGATCGTCCCCGACTCGGAGCGAAGCCACACGTACGATGGCTCAGGCACCGAGGACAGCCCGTTTGTCGTGGAATTCCACAAGGACGACCCTGGCAACCCTATGAGCTGGGGTGAAGCTCGAAAATGGTTTACTACTACAATCGTCACTTTCTCTGTCTTTGCTGTGACTTTTACTTCCTCTGCATACTCGGTTTCTGCCGCCAAGGTATTCCAAGACTTTGACATCAGCACCGAGGTCTTCACCCTGGGGCTTTCCCTTTTTGTGCTAGGGTTCGCAATTGGACCTGCCCTTTGGGGTCCATTG GCAAACTCAGCCGCTGCTAACATGATCAGATCTGAACTGTATGGAAGACAAATGCTCTGGATCATCACGCACATCGCAATGGTAGCGTTTATGGGAGGCTCAGCAGGTAGCCAGAACATTGCTACATTACTGatcctgcgcttcttcgccggcACCTTTGGGGGCTCGCCGCTTGTCAACTCCGGCGGCACCATCGCCGATATCTTCCCGCCAGCCCAGCGGGGCCTAGCCCTGACTCTCTACTGCGTCGCCCCGTTCCTCGGCCCGATCCTTGGGCCCATTATCGGTGGATTCGTCTCGCAAGGCGCAGGGTGGCGTTGGGTCCAGGGTCTCTGCACCATCTTCATTGGCGTTGTTGGAATTCTAGGCGTGATCTTCGTGCCCGAGACGTACGGGCCcgtcctcctgcagcgccgTGCAAAGAAGCTTGCTCAGGCAGATGGGAAAGTATACGTGAGCGTACTCGAAAAGAACCAGGGGCCAAAAACCCCGAGGGAGGTTTTCAAGCGCGCCCTTTTCCGACCctggatcttcctcttcctggaGCCAATCGTGCTTATTGCGTCCCTCTATATGGCCATCATCTACGGGACAGTCTACATGTTTATGAGCGCCATGCCGATTGTCTATAACGAACAGCGCGGCTGGTCTGAGGGCATCGGCGGCCTATCCTTCTTGGGGATCATGGTGGGCATTATCTTCGGACTCATCTACGCGATCTGGGACAACAACGGGCGATACACGAGACTGTTCAAAGCATCCATGGCTGAGTCGCGCCTCCCCCCGGCAGCTGAGGCTCGTCTTCCACCAGCAATCGTCGGCGGAATCGCGCTCCCAATCGGGATGTTTGCGTTCGCGTGGACAAATTACCCTAGTATCCACTGGTCGGTCAGCATCATACTCTCTGCGCCGTTTGGATTTGGATGCGTGCTTGTGATCCTCCCGATCATGAACTACCTCATCGACTCGTACACCATCTACGCGGCGTCTGTTCTcgctgcggcggcgatctTCCGATCCATTATCGGCGCAGTCTTCCCGCTATTCACTGCGAAGATGTACCATAACCTGGGCATCCACTGGGCGTCTTCGATCCCAGCGTTTCTGACCTTGGCCTGTGCGCCGTTCCCACTGGTTATGTATCGGTATGGCCGGGAAGTGCGCATGAAGTGCAAGTACTCGTTCGAGGCGGCAGAGATGTTTCGgaagatgctgctgcagcaggCCGGGCCTGCTGCGagtgaagagaaggatgaagagggcaAAAGGGCGGAGGCCAAaggcgatgaggagacgAAAGATTCAAGCTCGGAGTGA
- a CDS encoding putative transcription factor (transcript_id=CADANIAT00009791): protein MDNDPHPRARPYKTRLKVRRACETCRSKKAKCDGMRPGCGRPPMPGRNGISAPVAHTELSSQGHRLAPSAHYSPNTPSDSAGTPSNNGESLAEAGDTEQGPGEGRDSDPDQNRTYYNAHGRFAGQVVAAIDPAASSHKVPFVDAPLFENLILDSSPHSFRSYFVAELPPRGYADHLVHIYWRFVEPVEPILDYQRFVENYEKIYSASGGPPCTRSDLWLCILNAVFALAVQRQEHIPPQQRNEQANRFFLRAWTLLPADLLWMPASLELLQSLILINRYLHCTDNQQKTWMSAGVAIRMAQTMCGSRGERRDEALKLKVWASCVALDRCTSWSLGKSSTLVPILLPLSGSQRRGASAEGDSWGLRLYEIGNQIQLAQLRTRSAPASKSRQLGSQSQQEDYCNAALQLDASLQQWEASLPLEWQAKNLKMVIDRPSRAEGYLLHLRYLHHRVFLYRPMLARIYSMTSNSNASLSRPSLSHRVLLSAATMCLEAAQHIVTLVIETIEPDQQIGLLPWWYRLYYLHIAGASFLAAMIRPELFSDSVAESWEAVLLALRGHQHLCTYATQCVRTFERLASRTRARWAIPVNGNVGASASTGEAEGGTSACIGVSTGALAAGESPPGICFDNLLQDIDFGLDGFLFGTGEFTEGVF from the exons ATGGACAATGACCCGCATCCACGGGCCAGGCCCTACAAGACCAGGCTGAAGGTCCGGCGCGCCTGCGAAACTTGCCGTTCAAAGAAGGCCAAGTGTGATGGCATGCGTCCGG GATGCGGCAGACCTCCTATGCCAGGAAGGAACGGTATCTCCGCCCCTGTAGCACACACCGAGCTCAGCTCTCAAGGCCATCGCCTCGCACCTTCAGCTCACTATTCCCCCAACACCCCATCCGACTCGGCTGGAACGCCCTCGAACAATGGGGAGTCGTTAGCCGAGGCTGGTGATACGGAACAAGGCCCAGGTGAAGGGCGCGACTCCGATCCTGACCAGAACCGAACATACTACAATGCACATGGCCGCTTCGCAGGTCAAGTCGTCGCCGCCATTGATCCTGCTGCAAGCTCGCATAAAGTCCCCTTTGTTGACGCGCCGCTATTCGAGAACCTCATTCTAGATTCCTCACCTCACTCTTTTCGCTCCTATTTCGTCGCCGAGTTACCACCGCGCGGCTACGCGGATCATTTGGTTCATATATACTGGCGATTTGTTGAGCCGGTTGAGCCAATCTTGGATTACCAGCGGTTCGTTGAGAATTACGAGAAGATATACTCGGCATCAGGGGGACCACCATGTACGCGTTCCGACCTCTGGTTGTGCATTCTTAATGCCGTCTTTGCGCTGGCGGTGCAGCGACAAGAACATATCCCGCCGCAGCAACGAAACGAGCAGGCGAACCGTTTCTTCTTGCGCGCGTGGACGCTGCTTCCAGCTGACTTACTGTGGATGCCAGCCTCgcttgagctgctgcagagcctgATATTGATCAATCGATACCTTCATTGCACAGATAACCAGCAGAAGACGTGGATGAGTGCGGGCGTGGCGATTCGCATGGCGCAGACTATGTGCGGCAGTCGCGGTGAAAGAAGAGACGAGGCCCTGAAGCTGAAAGTCTGGGCGAGTTGCGTCGCTCTTGATCG TTGTACTTCCTGGTCTCTGGGGAAATCATCGACCCTAGTTCCCATTCTATTACCACTAAGCGGCAGCCAGCGAAGGGGTGCCAGCGCAGAGGGAGACTCGTGGGGACTGAGACTCTATGAAATCGGTAACCAGATCCAACTCGCGCAGTTACGAACCCGGAGTGCACCCGCATCGAAATCGCGCCAGCTAGGTTCGCAGTCACAGCAAGAAGATTATTGCAACGCGGCCTTACAGCTCGACGCATCATTGCAGCAATGGGAGGCCAGTCTTCCCCTCGAGTGGCAGGCAAAGAATCTCAAGATGGTTATTGACAGACCATCTCGCGCCGAGGGatatctcctccatctgcg atacctccaccaccgcgtcTTTCTCTACAGACCCATGCTTGCGCGTATCTACTCCATGACTTCCAATTCCAATGCCTCCTTGTCACGACCAAGTCTCAGCCACCGTGTCCTCCTGAGCGCCGCAACGATGTGCCTCGAAGCCGCCCAACACATCGTCACGCTCGTCATCGAAACCATCGAACCAGATCAGCAAATCGGCCTGCTCCCCTGGTGGTACCGATTGTACTACCTGCACATCGCCGGAGCAAGTTTTCTCGCCGCCATGATACGTCCAGAGCTGTTCTCAGATTCGGTTGCGGAAAGCTGGGAGGCTGTTCTACTTGCTCTGCGCGGGCATCAGCATCTTTGTACGTATGCAACGCAGTGCGTACGAACCTTTGAGAGACTTGCCAGCAGAACAAGGGCACGGTGGGCGATCCCTGTTAATGGCAATGTTGGTGCTAGTGCTAGCACCGGCGAGGCTGAAGGTGGTACTAGTGCGTGCATCGGTGTGAGTACAGGAGCTTTAGCGGCTGGTGAGTCGCCGCCGGGGATTTGCTTCGATAATCTTTTACAAGACATTGATTTTGGTCTCGACGGTTTTTTGTTTGGCACCGGAGAGTTCACAGAAGGCGTTTTTTAA
- a CDS encoding uncharacterized protein (transcript_id=CADANIAT00009792), protein MTALSTFATCLLASVGGDSSLVAFPQQPNYPNLVAPYNLDLLTTPVAIVFPEDTSQVAAAVKCAVDAGIKVQAKSGGHSYGNYGSPTDGLSINLENLQHFSVDTDTWITSFGPGNRLGRVTELQYNNGGRHTPHGSTFTVGLGGHATVGGAGAASRQLGLLVDYLEEVEVVLANSSVVRASKTQNTDLFFAIRGAGSSVGIVTDFAIRTEPAPPSTISYSYVWTETDSATRAQVFLSWQGLLASGSLPRNTGFDLVVTPSSIIVSGAYFGSQADFEALDFLSHFSTAPQTTQITPYTNFYKFAAAASARTIASGTAQPSHFYAKSLVFKQETLIPDEVAQAAFEYLDTTTNGTDLYAVTFNGLGGAVADVAPSETAFVHRDTLFFAFSFGRTASALTDTTIQFLNGLSDVLTSGHPDAYYGQYAGNVDPRESKEEAWAAYYGENLLRLKKVKAEVDPKDVFHNLQSVQPGY, encoded by the coding sequence ATGACCGCGCTCAGCACGTTCGCAACATGTCTCCTGGCATCAGTCGGAGGCGACTCCAGTCTAGTTGCTTTTCCCCAGCAACCCAACTACCCAAACCTCGTGGCACCGTACAATCTTGATCTTCTTACGACTCCTGTCGCCATTGTATTTCCCGAGGACACCTCTCAGGTGGCAGCGGCTGTCAAATGTGCTGTAGATGCAGGAATCAAAGTTCAAGCCAAGAGCGGCGGACACAGCTATGGCAACTATGGCTCGCCCACGGACGGACTTTCCATCAATCTGGAGAACCTCCAGCACTTCAGCGTGGATACCGACACATGGATCACCTCCTTTGGTCCTGGTAACCGCCTGGGACGGGTGACCGAACTCCAGTACAACAACGGAGGCCGGCATACCCCCCACGGGTCCACCTTTACAGTCGGGCTCGGCGGGCATGCGACGGTTGGAGGGGCTGGAGCGGCGTCACGGCAGCTCGGCCTCTTGGTTGACTACCTCgaggaagtggaagtggTGCTAGCCAACTCGTCCGTTGTTCGCGCTTCGAAGACACAGAATACggatctcttcttcgccattcGCGGCGCCGGTTCCAGTGTCGGCATCGTGACCGACTTCGCTATCCGCACTGAACCCGCGCCACCTTCTACCATCAGTTACTCGTATGTCTGGACAGAGACGGACTCGGCCACTCGCGCACAGGTCTTCCTCTCGTGGCAAGGCCTGCTCGCCAGCGGCTCCCTGCCCCGAAACACTGGCTTCGACCTCGTCGTGACACCGAGCAGCATCATTGTCTCTGGCGCATACTTCGGCAGCCAAGCGGACTTCGAGGCCCTCGACTTCCTCTCGCACTTCAGCACAGCACCCCAGACCACGCAGATTACACCATATACAAACTTCTACAAGTTCGCTGCCGCCGCAAGCGCGCGGACTATTGCTTCTGGCACGGCCCAGCCGAGCCACTTCTACGCTAAATCGCTTGTCTTCAAGCAGGAGACCCTGATTCCGGACGAAGTGGCGCAAGCTGCCTTTGAATACCTCGACACCACGACAAACGGCACGGATTTGTACGCAGTTACCTTTAATGGGCTCGGCGGCGCAGTCGCCGACGTCGCACCCTCGGAGACAGCCTTCGTCCACCGCGATACTCTATTCTTCGCATTCTCATTTGGCCGCACCGCCAGTGCTTTGACTGATACGACGATCCAGTTTCTGAACGGGTTGAGCGACGTTCTTACTTCGGGCCACCCGGATGCATACTACGGGCAGTATGCCGGTAATGTAGATCCGAGGGAGTCAAAGGAAGAGGCGTGGGCGGCATATTATGGGGAAAATTTGCTAAGACTTAAGAAAGTCAAGGCAGAGGTAGATCCGAAAGATGTTTTCCATAATCTCCAGAGTGTTCAGCCAGGGTACTAG
- a CDS encoding uncharacterized protein (transcript_id=CADANIAT00009793) translates to MGEPLSIASGVAGLLSLGIQVTQSLISFYSAYKDQDSDLNQITQNLGNLLVIFTSIDGALQNRCPRIDRELVESIHRSIWECTGIWFIESHYFKNWLMESNSFLWINGFAGCGKSVLCSTAIQSTFHEAQRRHNVGIGFFYFTFRDDTGSVYATESKFRYVQCHLIDLKRARNQNQLEKCLRSLPRDLDETYERILCSIDEDYATDVQRILTVLCVSKRPLKVQELVDAHAIDLTQPPHLEREGRSYGQEDLIDICRGLVEVVVISENNGEKTSVARIAHFSVQEYLQSERVLQQQAKAFAIQKKRANSEMARICLAYLLEPELAESPLDEKRLSEFPLAHYAALHWYDHFREGSGMESAAEGLILRLFGGRAKSFLTWVRLHDLDRQPKKTVDLNRAVEDIPTPVYYTALLGLQSTLDALIASVADATTVMGTLNARGGYYGNPLQAASARGHEKIVQILLDHGADVNAQGGKYRNALLAASVEGHGKIVHILLNQGADINAQNGYYGSAFQAALVQGHEKIVQVLLQQVANVNTQDGIYANALRAASARGYEKIVQILLDKRADVNAQGGEYGNALLAASVEGHEKIVQFLLEQGADANTQVEWYGNALQVASSKGHEMVVQILLDYGADINAQSGRYGNALQAASAEGYERTVHILLDYGANVNAQGGLYGNALQAASSQGHEELVQILLHQGADINAQGGRYSSALQAASAEGFEMVVQILLDQGADVNAQGGELTMPFKLLLSRSVKPSSPPTRDEIVQLT, encoded by the exons ATGGGTGAGCCACTATCGATTGCATCTGGTGTTGCTGGCTTGTTATCCCTTGGTATCCAGGTCACCCAATCTCTTATCAGCTTCTATTCCGCATATAAGGATCAGGATTCCGATTTGAACCAGATCACGCAAAATCTTGGAAATCTTTTAGTTATTTTCACGTCGATCGATGGTGCATTACAGAATCGCTGTCCGCGGATTGATCGAGAATTGGTTGAGAGTATTCACAGATCAATATGGGAAT GCACGGGGATCTGGTTTATCGAAAGCCATTATTTCAAAAACTGGTTGATGGAGAGCAATTCTTTCCTTTGGATAAACGGGTTTGCCGGATGCGGCAAGTCAGTCCTGTGCTCGACGGCTATTCAATCTACTTTCCACGAGGCTCAACGTCGCCATAATGTGGGCATCGGATTCTTCTACTTTACCTTTCGTGATGA CACAGGGAGTGTATACGCAACCGAATCCAA GTTCCGATATGTTCAATGTCACTTGATTGATCTTAAACGTGCTCGGAACCAAAACCAGCTTGAGAAGTGTCTACGTTCCTTGCCGCGTGACCTGGATGAAACATATGAGCGAATCCTGTGTAGCATTGATGAAGATTATGCTACAGATGTTCAACGGATATTGACAGTTCTCTGTGTGTCTAAACGGCCGCTAAAAGTACAAGAGTTGGTCGATGCTCATGCAATTGACCTTACACAGCCTCCCCACCTTGAGCGTGAAGGTCGATCATATGGTCAGGAAGACCTTATTGACATTTGTCGTGGCCTGGTAGAAGTTGTGGTGATCAGTGAAAACAATGGAGAGAAGACCTCTGTTGCTCGCATAGCACACTTCTCTGTACAAGAGTACCTTCAGTCAGAGCGTGTGCTGCAACAACAGGCAAAAGCATTTGCCATTCAGAAAAAACGAGCCAATTCTGAAATGGCTCGGATTTGTCTTGCATATCTTCTAGAGCCAGAGCTCGCTGAGAGTCCACTAGATGAGAAAAGGCTCAGTGAATTTCCCTTAGCTCATTATGCTGCGTTGCATTGGTACGATCATTTCAGAGAAGGCTCGGGGATGGAGTCGGCAGCTGAGGGCCTGATTCTGAGACTTTTTGGTGGTAGGGCAAAGTCTTTCCTGACATGGGTGCGTCTCCATGACTTGGATAGACAACCGAAAAAAACCGTGGACTTGAACCGCGCTGTTGAAGATATACCAACGCCTGTATATTATACAGCTCTTTTGGGGCTGCAATCAACCCTGGACGCGCTCATAGCCTCCGTGGCTGATGCAACTACCGTCATGGGCACTCTGAATGCTCGGGGAGGATACTATGGAAATCCGCtccaggctgcatcagctaGAGGtcatgagaagatagtgcaaATTCTACTTGATCATGGGGCTGACGTCAATGCTCAAGGCGGAAAGTACAGGAACGCTCTACTAGCTGCATCAGTTGAAGGCCATGGGAAGATAGTCCATATCCTGCTTAACCAGGGGGCTGATATCAACGCTCAAAATGGATATTATGGCAGCGCTTTCCAGGCTGCATTGGTCCAAGGCCAcgagaagatagtgcaggTCCTACTTCAGCAGGTGGCTAATGTTAATACTCAAGACGGAATTTATGCCAATGCACTGCGGGCTGCATCAGCTAGAGGATATGAGAAGATTGTGCAGATCCTGCTTGACAAGAGAGCTGACGTCAACGCTCAAGGCGGAGAGTACGGGAACGCCCTACTAGCTGCATCAGTTGAAGgccatgagaagatagtgcagtTTTTGCTTGAGCAGGGGGCCGATGCTAATACTCAAGTTGAATGGTATGGCAACGCTCTGCAGGTTGCGTCGTCCAAAGGCCATGAGATGGTGGTGCAGATACTACTTGACTATGGGGCTGATATCAATGCTCAGAGTGGACGATATGGCAacgctctgcaggctgcatcggCTGAAGGCTATGAGAGGACAGTTCATATACTGCTTGACTATGGGGCTAATGTAAATGCTCAAGGAGGATTGTATGGCAacgctctgcaggctgcatcgTCCCAAGGGCATGAGGAATTAGTGCAGATATTGCTGCACCAGGGTGCTGACATtaatgctcaaggtggaaGATATAGCAGTGCACtccaggctgcatcagctGAAGGTTTTGAGATGGTGGTGCAGATACTTCTTGATCAAGGTGCTGatgtcaatgctcaaggCGGGGAATTGACAATGCCCTTCAAACTACTGCTGTCTAGGTCCGTAAAGCCCTCTTCACCCCCCACAAGAGATGAGATTGTCCAACTCACTTAG